The Dehalococcoidia bacterium genome has a window encoding:
- a CDS encoding XdhC/CoxI family protein yields the protein MPSLIAQIARAVIDALDGGEPIVTATVIRAPEGGTPAVASKLLVRMDGSMLGSFAIAALDEAVRDAALAQLSRHGTRLLRLDAAATPLGDRHLDSTWEVLIEVVESPPVLLIVGAGHIGRALTKVGALCGFTVAVLDDRPDYADPEKLPEATQVLCEDFEEALDRFPINRNTFIVLVSRGHKQDELSLRKVVARPSAYLGMIGSKRRTSTVLQHLADEGFPREALDAVHTPIGLDIGAETPEEIAISIMAEIIMARRGGSGNVMYYRRGAAARAS from the coding sequence ATGCCTTCGCTGATCGCCCAGATCGCCCGCGCCGTGATCGACGCCCTCGACGGCGGTGAGCCGATCGTTACCGCAACCGTGATCCGCGCGCCGGAGGGCGGCACGCCGGCCGTTGCCTCGAAGCTGCTGGTGCGCATGGACGGCTCCATGCTCGGCTCCTTCGCGATCGCGGCGCTCGACGAGGCCGTGCGCGACGCCGCCCTCGCGCAACTTTCCCGTCACGGTACGCGCCTGCTGCGGCTCGATGCCGCGGCGACGCCGCTGGGCGACCGCCATCTCGATTCGACCTGGGAGGTGTTGATCGAGGTGGTCGAGTCGCCGCCGGTGCTGCTGATCGTCGGCGCCGGCCATATCGGCCGCGCTTTGACGAAGGTCGGCGCCCTGTGCGGCTTCACCGTGGCCGTGCTGGACGACCGGCCCGACTACGCCGATCCGGAGAAGCTGCCGGAGGCGACACAGGTGCTCTGTGAGGACTTCGAGGAAGCGCTGGACCGCTTCCCGATCAACCGCAACACCTTCATCGTGCTCGTCTCGCGCGGGCACAAGCAGGACGAACTGAGTCTGCGCAAGGTCGTGGCGCGGCCTTCAGCGTATCTCGGCATGATCGGCAGCAAGCGCCGCACGAGCACCGTCCTGCAGCACCTGGCCGACGAAGGCTTCCCGCGCGAGGCGCTGGACGCGGTGCACACGCCGATCGGCCTCGACATCGGCGCCGAGACGCCGGAGGAGATCGCGATCAGCATCATGGCGGAGATCATCATGGCCCGCCGCGGCGGCAGCGGCAACGTGATGTACTACCGGCGCGGGGCTGCAGCCCGCGCCTCGTGA
- a CDS encoding alpha/beta hydrolase, which yields MPYVDRPDGARIYYEVRGTGFPLLLFAPGGINSQVSFWQVSAINPFDYADEFQVIGMDQRNAEHSPAPLAAPTWAIHAADQRAVLDAVGAERTLLWGGCIGVGYLLRFIKEAPRRVAGAVGQDPVGYAEGVNNRATYFAMFEPTIALAKSEGMAAVVASAVKQPLFVRNNGAGPFASRLAADAAFREEFQKQSPAEYERLIRAYDEQMWGAEPPFISVDEAFVTSCPAPLLILPGHDVFHPTPISERICREAPKAHCLDVDCRDPEKIEATKRTIRQFLHEHAR from the coding sequence ATGCCGTACGTCGATCGCCCCGACGGCGCCCGCATCTACTACGAGGTTCGCGGCACGGGTTTTCCTCTGCTGCTGTTCGCGCCCGGAGGGATCAACAGCCAGGTGAGCTTCTGGCAGGTCAGCGCGATCAACCCCTTCGACTACGCCGACGAGTTCCAGGTGATCGGCATGGATCAGCGCAACGCCGAGCACTCGCCCGCGCCGCTGGCGGCGCCGACCTGGGCGATTCATGCCGCCGACCAGCGCGCCGTGCTCGACGCGGTGGGCGCCGAGCGCACGCTGCTGTGGGGAGGCTGCATCGGCGTCGGCTACCTGCTGCGCTTCATCAAGGAGGCACCGCGGCGGGTTGCGGGCGCCGTGGGCCAGGACCCAGTGGGCTACGCGGAGGGCGTGAACAACCGCGCGACGTACTTCGCCATGTTCGAGCCGACGATTGCGCTGGCCAAAAGCGAAGGCATGGCGGCGGTGGTGGCCTCGGCGGTGAAGCAGCCGCTGTTCGTGCGCAACAACGGCGCTGGGCCGTTCGCCTCGCGCCTCGCCGCCGACGCGGCCTTCCGCGAGGAGTTTCAGAAGCAGTCGCCGGCGGAGTATGAGCGCCTGATCCGCGCCTACGACGAGCAGATGTGGGGCGCCGAGCCGCCGTTCATCAGCGTGGACGAGGCGTTCGTCACGTCCTGCCCCGCGCCGCTGCTGATCCTGCCGGGCCACGACGTCTTCCATCCGACGCCGATCTCCGAGCGCATCTGCCGCGAGGCGCCAAAGGCGCACTGCCTGGACGTCGACTGCCGCGATCCGGAGAAGATCGAGGCGACGAAGCGGACGATCCGGCAGTTCCTGCACGAGCATGCGCGGTGA
- a CDS encoding CoA transferase, producing MTNQADGREAAAPPLTGLRMIELASGPRSAFCAKLLADMGAEVIAVEPPGGSAARRIGPFAGDVPDLNRSLRFWYDNTSKRGVTLNLQHAEGRALFERLLAAADVLIEAEAPGALDALGCGYAALAERFPRLVWAAITPFGQAGPYKDFAMTDLTSMALGGPMASCGYDDLPGAPPIRPTDLHSLHMAGEYAAMGIMIALLERRQSGRGQYLDVSIHEACACTTEGSFPNWEYFRRVVLRQTGRHAAATVTPRWQYRCADGRDINMIGGGIPRNARAWRPLLAWMDEHGLAEDLHDPQYERIIAENPYHRGPVAAHLAAVIGRFVQALPAEEVYRRGQALHMPWGPVRSPDENLDDPHWRDRGFFVEVEHPELGRTITYPGLPYRLEGSPGRIASRAPLLGEHTYQVYVQELGLSPEALRGLFEQGAV from the coding sequence ATGACGAATCAGGCTGACGGGCGCGAGGCCGCGGCGCCGCCGCTCACGGGGCTGCGTATGATTGAGCTGGCGAGCGGGCCGCGCTCGGCCTTCTGCGCCAAGCTGCTGGCCGATATGGGCGCCGAGGTGATCGCCGTCGAGCCGCCGGGCGGCAGCGCGGCGCGGCGCATCGGTCCCTTCGCCGGCGACGTGCCCGACCTCAACCGCAGCCTGCGCTTCTGGTACGACAACACCAGCAAGCGCGGCGTCACGCTCAACCTCCAGCACGCCGAGGGCCGCGCCCTCTTCGAGCGCCTGCTCGCGGCCGCCGATGTACTGATCGAGGCGGAGGCGCCCGGCGCCCTGGACGCCCTCGGCTGCGGCTATGCGGCCCTGGCGGAACGTTTCCCGCGCCTGGTCTGGGCGGCGATCACGCCCTTCGGCCAGGCGGGGCCGTACAAAGACTTCGCCATGACCGACCTGACCAGCATGGCGCTGGGCGGGCCGATGGCGAGCTGCGGCTACGACGATCTGCCCGGCGCGCCGCCGATCCGCCCCACGGACTTGCACAGCCTGCACATGGCCGGCGAGTACGCGGCGATGGGCATCATGATCGCCCTGCTCGAACGCCGGCAGAGCGGCCGCGGCCAGTACCTCGACGTCTCGATCCACGAGGCCTGCGCCTGCACGACCGAAGGCAGCTTCCCCAACTGGGAGTATTTCCGCCGCGTGGTTCTCCGCCAGACGGGCCGCCACGCCGCCGCGACGGTGACGCCGCGCTGGCAGTACCGCTGCGCCGACGGCCGCGACATCAACATGATCGGCGGCGGCATTCCCCGCAACGCGCGCGCCTGGCGGCCGCTGCTGGCCTGGATGGATGAGCACGGCCTGGCCGAAGACCTGCACGATCCGCAGTACGAGCGGATCATCGCGGAGAATCCCTACCATCGCGGCCCCGTGGCGGCGCACCTCGCCGCGGTGATCGGCCGCTTCGTGCAGGCGCTGCCGGCGGAAGAGGTCTACCGCCGCGGCCAGGCGCTGCACATGCCCTGGGGGCCGGTGCGCTCGCCCGACGAGAACCTGGACGACCCGCACTGGCGCGACCGCGGCTTCTTCGTCGAGGTCGAGCACCCGGAGCTGGGCCGCACAATCACCTATCCGGGGCTGCCATACCGTCTGGAAGGCTCGCCCGGCCGCATCGCCTCGCGCGCCCCGCTGCTCGGCGAACACACCTACCAGGTCTACGTGCAGGAGCTGGGCCTCTCACCCGAGGCGCTGCGCGGCCTCTTCGAGCAGGGCGCCGTCTAG